A section of the Pochonia chlamydosporia 170 chromosome 2, whole genome shotgun sequence genome encodes:
- a CDS encoding alpha/beta hydrolase family domain-containing protein, translating to MSRADHGLIKSRKRISPFPKIPEYVETKISNIKAPLSPAQHLSLTSRIANMVFPYEWLAYELENTLFPGNAPKGFHREISYSYLNSNVDKRKKGYEPMSEDVEHHQIETKLGTIVGVHVYRATNAEDNPKKVFVPLQGNTRPARYMNEILEALTFDRTCAVIARDFVGYDLSSRVPNENGALELAAIANELAVYQYAVEMYPDAEIIPFCRSIGGLMLLILLGFVKVNKVILCVPFGELYPVMRNMAEKMARYGLLRRCAGFVASLVVPKCIDMAFPKGCKVDELPGFETTGFQLASAIQASNADFSGKSVLMFEAKDDDLIPQGQTQNLAAKLHAKAAKTKIVTLEGDHKALPWDEKNSHFAVDEIKRFVDNGL from the coding sequence ATGTCTCGCGCCGACCATGGCTTGATTAAAAGCCGAAAGCGTATTTCGCCCTTCCCAAAGATTCCAGAATATGTCGAAACAAAAatctccaacatcaaggcCCCTCTCTCCCCAGCCCAACACCTTAGCCTTACCTCAAGGATTGCCAACATGGTATTCCCCTATGAATGGCTTGCCTACGAGTTGGAGAATACACTGTTCCCCGGAAACGCTCCAAAAGGCTTCCACCGCGAAATCAGCTACAGTTACCTAAACAGCAATGTTGacaaaaggaagaaaggctATGAACCCATGTCCGAAGATGTCGAGCACCACCAGATTGAGACAAAACTAGGAACAATCGTCGGTGTCCACGTCTACCGTGCAACGAATGCAGAGGATAACCCGAAGAAAGTTTTCGTTCCCCTCCAGGGAAACACCCGACCAGCCCGGTACATGAACGAAATTCTCGAGGCATTGACCTTCGACCGCACGTGCGCTGTCATTGCCAGAGACTTTGTCGGCTACGATCTGAGTTCCAGGGTTCCGAACGAGAATGGTGCCCTGGAGCTTGCCGCTATTGCCAACGAACTAGCAGTGTACCAATACGCCGTGGAAATGTATCCGGACGCGGAAATCATCCCCTTTTGTCGATCGATTGGTGGTCTTATGTTGTTAATCCTCCTAGGCTtcgtcaaggtcaacaaggtGATTCTTTGTGTTCCCTTTGGAGAACTGTATCCTGTCATGCGGAACATGGCGGAAAAGATGGCCCGGTACGGCCTGCTTCGCCGCTGTGCGGGCTTTGTCGCGTCCCTTGTGGTACCGAAATGCATCGACATGGCTTTCCCAAAGGGATGTAAAGTGGATGAATTGCCGGGCTTTGAGACAACGGgttttcaactggccagtgCGATTCAGGCTTCCAATGCAGACTTTTCGGGCAAGTCGGTGCTGATGTTCGAGGCGAAGGACGATGACTTGATCCCTCAGGGACAGACGCAGAATTTGGCGGCCAAGTTGCATGCAAAGGCGGCGAAAACGAAGATTGTGACTCTAGAGGGCGACCACAAGGCATTGCCCTGGGACGAGAAGAACTCACATTTCGCCGTCGACGAGATTAAGAGGTTCGTGGATAATGGATTGTAG
- a CDS encoding acyltransferase domain-containing protein produces the protein MSITDFLIKFLAGYAALTTFFYTLSLAIPKAGFIARALAAYISLLICALFGVLASIVLTLLGKQGIAQWATARSFHYVMRLTTGISFRVDDPANVLGTVRPAVFIGNHQTELDVLMLGAMFPRWCSVTAKSDLKHIPFLGWFMRLSGSIFIDRKNSKDARDAMAGAAKEIQSRQQSVYMFPEGTRSYAKDPVLLPFKKGAFHLAVQAGVPIVPVVVANYSHVLHIKSMVFRAGTVPIKVLDPIPTKNLTAADVDELARTTRELMLTELLALTEKARGRPIAVPASAGNSSAKSSGVDLNSK, from the exons atgtccatcaccGACTTCCTCATCAAATTCCTCGCCGGCTACGCCGCCCTCACCACCTTCTTCTACACCCTATCCCTCGCCATCCCCAAAGCCGGCTTCATCGCCCGCGCCCTCGCCGCCTACATCTCCCTCCTCATCTGCGCCCTCTTCGGCGTCCTCGCCTCCATCGTCCTCACCCTCCTCGGCAAGCAGGGCATCGCGCAATGGGCCACCGCCCGCTCGTTCCACTACGTGATGCGCCTCACCACCGGCATATCCTTCCGCGTCGACGACCCGGCCAACGTGCTCGGCACCGTCCGCCCCGCCGTCTTCATCGGCAACCACCAGACCGAGCTGGACGTGCTGATGCTGGGCGCCATGTTCCCCAGGTGGTGCAGCGTCACCGCCAAGTCGGACCTCAAGCACATCCCCTTCCTGGGCTGGTTCATGCGCCTCAGCGgctccatcttcatcgacCGCAAGAACTCCAAGGACGCGCGGGACGCCATGGCCGGTGCGGCAAAGGAGATCCAGAGCAGGCAGCAGAGCGTGTACATGTTCCCCGAGGGGACGAGGAGCTACGCCAAGGATCCGGTGTTGCTGCCGTTTAAAAAGGGTGCTTTTCATCTGGCTGTCCAGGCGGGCGTGCCGATTGTGCCGGTTGTGGTGGCGAATTATAGCCATGTCCTGCATATCAAGAGCATGGTTTTTCGTGCGGGGACTGTTCCCATTAAGG TTTTGGACCCTATTCCGACCAAGAACCTCACCGCCGCAGACGTCGACGAGCTTGCCCGCACTACTCGCGAGCTCATGCTCACTGAACTCCTGGCACTGACTGAAAAGGCTCGTGGTCGCCCCATTGCAGTTCCTGCGTCTGCTGGCAATTCATCAGCCAAGAGCTCCGGCGTGGATCTCAACTCCAAGTGA